One window of Paenibacillus albicereus genomic DNA carries:
- a CDS encoding family 43 glycosylhydrolase codes for MKWKPLLLAAAALALLPSAAGAYSNPSSLPSSWHWANGDFYGEGDPYILKFNGVYYLYVSTVDDQTGVKVWSSTNLVDWTYRGLCATDPVTKGAYAPEVVYWNGQFYMYTSPAGNGHYVLSSPSPLGPFTVQTGNLGMGIDGHVFIDDDARWYFYSTGAERIDVRPMSSPVSFGAPVSAGFSMAGWTEGPTTFKRNGTYYMTYTGNHVWSTAYRVDYATGSSPTTGFVPAAGQNPVLIRTEGSNVGLGHNSMVKGPDLDSDYMVYHSHASQGNVTYPGRKMNLDRIAWNGGRMTVLGPTTAAQPNPAAPAFEDRFARTAIGSGWSNVGGGTWGIYNQELMWQDTIGTSVWHRQVTAASTEADYTAEFHAKQIKMGTSANPLYGSVFSYTDENNYGTAVLNRKLNRLETNFVVGGVSQGWQYSALPAGYDYTKWHQIRVEKRGAAFSIYVDGMKKQTRSVAGLGGGRIGYSTLDAHADFGYAAFSNDVQGSSVWNAYKPLPGTIEAVHYRKGGEGAGYHDLTAGNTGGAYRSDGVDIRSSAAEGKEVVGWNQPGEWLTYRVNVAETGLYDVTARLATTFPSVSFRIWDGATDLTGVVQAGGSGDWEKWINVAKKGLYLTAGYHELKIETVQGEFDFSSLTFERGQAPSALTDDFGDGNDNGWTRFEGSWSVAGGELAAAGSGFAKTVIGSSLWSDYSVEADIKLVGTTGDAGILTRVNNPSNGTVLANNPDYVQGYYAFIKPDGVYLGKMNYGWQQLAYAPMTIASGAWQKVKATVSGPVIRVYVGDMNAPKLTYTDNSPSAFLHGKAGLRSMQNETRFDNVKVSP; via the coding sequence GTGAAATGGAAGCCTCTGCTGCTCGCCGCCGCTGCCCTCGCGCTGCTCCCTTCCGCCGCGGGAGCCTACAGCAATCCCTCCTCCCTGCCCTCCTCCTGGCATTGGGCCAACGGAGATTTCTACGGCGAGGGCGACCCGTACATCTTGAAGTTCAACGGCGTGTATTACCTTTACGTCAGCACGGTCGACGACCAGACCGGCGTAAAGGTATGGTCCTCGACCAACCTGGTCGACTGGACCTACCGCGGCCTGTGCGCGACCGATCCGGTCACCAAGGGCGCCTACGCGCCGGAAGTCGTCTACTGGAACGGCCAGTTCTACATGTACACGTCCCCGGCCGGCAACGGCCACTACGTGCTGTCGAGTCCGAGCCCGCTCGGGCCGTTCACGGTGCAGACCGGCAATCTCGGCATGGGCATCGACGGCCATGTCTTCATCGACGACGACGCCCGCTGGTACTTCTATTCGACGGGAGCCGAGCGGATCGACGTCCGGCCGATGAGCTCGCCGGTCTCCTTCGGCGCGCCGGTGTCCGCCGGGTTCTCCATGGCCGGCTGGACGGAAGGCCCGACGACGTTCAAGCGGAACGGAACCTACTACATGACCTATACCGGCAACCACGTCTGGAGCACCGCCTACCGCGTCGACTACGCGACCGGGTCGAGCCCGACGACCGGCTTCGTCCCTGCCGCGGGCCAGAATCCCGTGCTTATCCGCACGGAAGGAAGCAACGTCGGCCTCGGCCACAACTCCATGGTGAAAGGACCCGACCTCGACTCCGACTACATGGTCTACCACAGCCACGCCTCGCAGGGCAACGTCACGTATCCCGGCCGCAAGATGAACCTCGACCGCATTGCCTGGAACGGCGGCCGGATGACCGTGCTCGGCCCGACGACCGCCGCCCAGCCGAATCCGGCCGCGCCGGCGTTCGAGGACCGCTTCGCGCGGACGGCCATCGGCTCCGGCTGGAGCAACGTCGGCGGCGGAACGTGGGGCATCTACAACCAGGAGCTGATGTGGCAGGACACGATCGGCACCTCCGTCTGGCATCGCCAGGTGACGGCCGCCTCGACGGAAGCCGACTACACGGCCGAGTTCCACGCCAAGCAGATCAAGATGGGCACGAGCGCGAATCCGCTGTACGGGTCGGTATTCTCCTACACGGATGAGAACAACTACGGCACCGCCGTGCTGAACCGCAAGCTGAACCGGCTGGAGACGAACTTCGTCGTCGGCGGCGTGTCGCAAGGCTGGCAATACTCGGCCCTGCCCGCCGGGTACGACTATACGAAGTGGCATCAGATCCGCGTGGAGAAGCGCGGCGCGGCCTTTTCCATCTACGTGGACGGCATGAAGAAGCAGACGCGCTCCGTCGCCGGGCTCGGCGGCGGCCGGATCGGCTACTCGACGCTCGACGCCCATGCCGACTTCGGCTATGCGGCGTTCAGCAACGACGTCCAAGGCAGCAGCGTCTGGAACGCCTACAAGCCGCTGCCGGGCACGATCGAGGCGGTCCATTACCGCAAGGGCGGGGAAGGAGCCGGCTACCATGACCTGACGGCCGGCAATACCGGCGGCGCCTACCGGAGCGACGGCGTCGACATCCGCTCCTCCGCGGCCGAGGGCAAGGAGGTCGTCGGCTGGAACCAGCCGGGCGAATGGCTCACGTACCGGGTCAACGTCGCCGAGACCGGCCTGTACGACGTGACCGCCCGCCTCGCCACGACGTTCCCTTCCGTCAGCTTCCGCATCTGGGACGGGGCGACCGATCTGACCGGCGTCGTGCAGGCGGGCGGCAGCGGCGACTGGGAGAAGTGGATCAACGTCGCCAAGAAAGGGCTGTACCTGACGGCGGGCTACCATGAGCTGAAGATCGAGACGGTCCAGGGCGAGTTCGATTTCAGCAGCCTGACGTTCGAGCGGGGACAGGCTCCGAGCGCCTTGACGGACGACTTCGGCGACGGCAACGACAACGGCTGGACGCGCTTCGAGGGCAGCTGGTCCGTCGCGGGCGGCGAGCTGGCGGCGGCGGGAAGCGGCTTCGCCAAGACGGTCATCGGCTCCTCGCTGTGGTCGGACTACTCCGTCGAGGCGGACATCAAGCTGGTCGGCACGACCGGCGACGCCGGCATCCTGACGCGGGTCAACAACCCGTCCAACGGCACCGTTCTGGCGAACAACCCCGACTACGTGCAGGGCTACTATGCCTTCATCAAGCCGGACGGGGTCTATCTCGGCAAGATGAACTACGGCTGGCAGCAGCTCGCTTACGCGCCGATGACGATTGCGTCCGGAGCCTGGCAAAAGGTGAAGGCGACCGTCAGCGGACCGGTCATCCGCGTCTACGTCGGGGACATGAACGCGCCCAAGCTGACGTACACGGACAACAGCCCGTCCGCCTTCCTGCACGGCAAGGCCGGGCTGCGCTCCATGCAGAACGAGACCCGCTTCGACAACGTCAAGGTTTCGCCGTAA
- a CDS encoding ABC transporter permease: MRRLLSAEWLKLRRSIVWLLLPVSPLIAFAIAWKAPLEAIGGAGWMEAYIISANVHGLLFLPLLVGIFGALLCRFEHASGGWKQLLALPVRPGAVYLSKLAALLGLIALLQLLLGAALLAGGLLRGMDGGVPWTELGLALLGGWVACLPLAALQLWASFAWSSFAAPLVLGAVFTLPNVLVINSERFAPWYPWAQPLLAMMPRSEDGFSSFNVPLESLTFVIGGSFMLFLAGGWLHFRRRAV; this comes from the coding sequence ATGAGGAGACTGCTGTCGGCTGAATGGCTCAAGCTGCGCCGCTCCATCGTCTGGCTGCTGCTGCCGGTCAGCCCGCTGATCGCTTTCGCCATCGCGTGGAAGGCTCCGCTGGAGGCGATCGGCGGAGCGGGCTGGATGGAGGCGTACATCATCAGCGCCAACGTGCATGGCCTGCTGTTCCTGCCGCTGCTCGTCGGCATCTTCGGAGCGCTGCTATGCCGCTTCGAGCATGCCTCAGGCGGCTGGAAGCAGCTGCTCGCGCTGCCGGTCCGTCCAGGCGCGGTCTATCTATCCAAGCTGGCGGCGCTGCTCGGCCTCATCGCCTTGCTGCAGCTGCTGCTCGGAGCGGCGCTGCTCGCCGGCGGGCTGCTGCGCGGCATGGACGGCGGCGTGCCGTGGACAGAGCTCGGCCTGGCGCTGCTCGGCGGGTGGGTCGCCTGCCTGCCGCTGGCGGCGCTGCAGCTATGGGCCTCGTTCGCGTGGTCCAGCTTCGCGGCTCCGCTCGTGCTCGGAGCGGTGTTCACGCTGCCTAACGTGCTCGTCATCAACTCCGAGCGATTCGCGCCTTGGTATCCATGGGCGCAGCCGCTGCTCGCGATGATGCCGCGATCGGAGGACGGCTTCTCGAGCTTCAACGTCCCGCTCGAGTCGCTGACGTTCGTCATCGGCGGCAGCTTCATGCTGTTCCTGGCCGGAGGATGGCTGCATTTCCGCCGGCGGGCGGTGTAG
- a CDS encoding glycoside hydrolase family 2 protein, which produces MTTKSYIKDYPRPQLVRDSWISLNGEWRFGFDDADEGERLGWPQRFGGRLAIEVPFTYETKASGIGSEEHHDRVWYSRSVDIPADGEGKRALLHFQAVDYRAKLWVNGVYVGQHEGGYAAFKFDITQYLAFGAENTLTVKVEDSLDATQPRGKQRWVKDSFECFYVQTTGIWQTVWMEFVEPSHLAAVKTTPDLDARTVRFEYEVAGLHPDRELRLETVVSLKGQPVKQASLVLDRPWLQLELDLVHEANGPWKHSHWSPAHPNLYDVEFVLYEDGREADRTRSYFGMRKISIEKGQILLNNAPLYQRLILDQGYWPDTHLTPPSEEAILADIDRVLEMGYNGVRKHMKVEDARFLYWCDVKGVLVWSEMAATFEFNDRAVERFTREWMEVVRQQYHHPSIIAWVPFNESWGVMNILKDVRQQKFTEAVYHLTKAFDPHRPVVSNDGWEHTVSDILTLHDYVERGEEFLRRYAAKDDIVGNGISFNRWKYAFADGYAYQGQPVIVSEFGGIAFRSEKGWGYGSQAGSEDSFLERFRSIHEAIRATDYIVGYCYTQITDVQQEVNGLLTEDRRPKVPLEKIREINLG; this is translated from the coding sequence ATGACGACCAAAAGCTACATCAAGGACTATCCCCGACCTCAGCTGGTCCGGGACAGCTGGATCAGCCTGAACGGAGAATGGCGGTTCGGCTTCGACGACGCGGACGAGGGGGAGCGGCTCGGGTGGCCGCAGCGGTTCGGAGGGCGTCTCGCCATCGAGGTGCCGTTCACGTACGAGACCAAGGCGAGCGGCATCGGCAGCGAGGAGCATCACGACCGAGTGTGGTACAGCCGCTCCGTGGACATTCCCGCCGATGGGGAGGGCAAGCGCGCGCTGCTGCATTTCCAGGCGGTGGACTATCGGGCCAAGCTGTGGGTCAACGGCGTCTATGTCGGCCAGCATGAAGGAGGCTACGCGGCGTTCAAGTTCGACATCACGCAATATCTGGCTTTCGGCGCGGAGAACACGCTGACCGTCAAGGTCGAGGACAGCCTCGACGCGACGCAGCCGCGCGGCAAGCAGCGCTGGGTGAAGGACAGCTTCGAATGCTTCTACGTGCAGACGACGGGCATCTGGCAGACGGTATGGATGGAGTTCGTCGAGCCGTCCCATCTGGCAGCCGTCAAGACGACGCCCGACCTCGACGCCCGCACGGTCCGCTTCGAGTACGAGGTGGCGGGGCTGCATCCGGACCGCGAGCTGCGGCTGGAGACGGTCGTGTCGTTGAAAGGGCAGCCGGTCAAGCAGGCGAGCCTCGTCCTCGACCGGCCTTGGCTGCAGCTGGAGCTCGATCTCGTCCACGAGGCGAACGGCCCGTGGAAGCATAGCCACTGGTCGCCGGCGCATCCGAATCTGTACGACGTCGAGTTCGTCCTGTACGAGGACGGCCGCGAGGCCGACCGCACGCGGTCTTATTTCGGCATGCGCAAGATCTCGATCGAGAAGGGTCAGATCCTGCTCAACAACGCGCCGCTCTATCAGCGGCTCATTCTCGATCAGGGCTACTGGCCGGACACGCATCTGACGCCGCCGTCGGAGGAGGCGATCCTGGCGGATATCGACCGGGTGCTGGAGATGGGCTACAACGGCGTGCGCAAGCACATGAAGGTGGAGGATGCGCGCTTCCTCTATTGGTGCGACGTCAAGGGCGTGCTCGTCTGGTCGGAGATGGCGGCGACGTTCGAGTTCAACGACCGGGCGGTGGAGCGGTTCACGCGGGAGTGGATGGAGGTCGTGCGTCAGCAGTACCACCACCCTTCGATCATCGCCTGGGTGCCGTTCAACGAGTCGTGGGGAGTCATGAACATCCTCAAGGACGTGCGCCAGCAGAAATTCACCGAGGCGGTCTACCACTTGACCAAGGCGTTCGATCCGCATCGGCCGGTCGTGTCGAACGACGGCTGGGAGCACACCGTATCGGATATCCTGACGCTGCACGACTACGTCGAGCGCGGGGAGGAATTTCTCCGCCGCTATGCGGCCAAGGACGATATCGTCGGCAACGGGATCAGCTTCAACCGGTGGAAATACGCCTTTGCGGACGGGTACGCCTACCAGGGGCAGCCGGTCATCGTCAGCGAGTTCGGAGGCATCGCCTTCCGCTCCGAGAAGGGCTGGGGCTACGGCAGCCAGGCCGGCAGCGAGGATAGCTTCCTGGAGCGCTTCCGCAGTATCCACGAGGCGATCCGCGCGACGGATTATATCGTCGGCTACTGCTACACGCAGATCACCGACGTGCAGCAGGAGGTCAACGGGCTGCTGACCGAGGACCGCCGGCCCAAGGTGCCGCTGGAGAAGATCCGCGAGATCAATCTCGGCTAG
- a CDS encoding carbohydrate-binding protein, which translates to MKRKSLALTLILMLLVAIVPATVFGAAAWTPGTAYKANDIVTYAGKDYRCVQAHTALTGWEPPNVPALWTPTGGTTPTPTATPTPTPTPKPTVTPTPTATITPTPTKTPTPTATPTPTVVPTATPKPSATPSTGKVVVGYWHNFDNGSGVIPLRDVSSNFNVINVSFAETLSDQATLTFEPFQTTPAQFKADIAYLQSQGRRVHISIGGANATVELNTAAAKTNFVNSLKTIINTYGFDGIDIDLEGSSLSLNGGDTDFKNPTTPKVVNLISAIKEIMATYGSGFDLTMAPETAYVQGGQIAYGGPWGAYLPVIHAVRDQLDYIHVQHYNSGSMQGLDGKSYAQGTADFQVAMAEVLLKGFPVAGNASNVFPALRADQVAIGLPSSPAAAGGGYTQPADIVKALNYLTKGQSFGGQYTLQTPGGYSGFRGVMTWSINWDKTTNYVWSNAMKGYFG; encoded by the coding sequence ATGAAACGCAAAAGTCTTGCCCTTACCTTGATTCTCATGCTGCTGGTGGCGATCGTGCCGGCGACGGTATTCGGCGCCGCGGCCTGGACGCCCGGCACGGCCTACAAGGCGAATGACATCGTGACGTACGCCGGCAAGGATTACCGCTGCGTGCAGGCCCATACGGCTCTGACCGGCTGGGAGCCGCCGAACGTGCCTGCGCTGTGGACGCCGACGGGCGGCACGACGCCGACTCCGACGGCCACTCCGACACCGACCCCGACGCCCAAGCCGACCGTGACGCCGACTCCGACCGCGACGATCACGCCGACTCCGACGAAGACGCCGACTCCGACGGCCACTCCGACGCCGACGGTCGTGCCGACCGCCACGCCGAAGCCTTCCGCCACGCCTTCGACCGGCAAGGTCGTCGTCGGCTACTGGCATAACTTCGACAACGGCTCCGGCGTCATTCCGCTGCGCGACGTGTCGTCGAACTTCAACGTCATCAATGTCAGCTTTGCCGAGACGCTGAGCGATCAAGCGACGCTGACGTTCGAGCCGTTCCAGACGACGCCGGCCCAGTTCAAGGCCGACATCGCCTACCTGCAAAGCCAGGGACGCCGCGTGCACATCTCCATCGGCGGCGCCAACGCGACCGTCGAGCTGAACACGGCGGCGGCCAAGACCAATTTCGTCAACTCGCTCAAGACCATCATCAACACCTACGGCTTCGACGGCATCGACATCGACCTCGAAGGCAGCTCGCTGTCGCTGAACGGCGGCGACACCGACTTCAAGAACCCGACGACGCCGAAGGTGGTCAACCTCATCAGCGCCATCAAGGAGATCATGGCGACGTACGGCTCCGGCTTCGACCTGACGATGGCGCCGGAGACGGCCTACGTGCAGGGCGGACAGATCGCCTACGGCGGGCCGTGGGGCGCGTATCTGCCAGTCATCCATGCCGTGCGCGACCAGCTCGACTACATCCACGTCCAGCATTACAACAGCGGTTCCATGCAAGGACTTGACGGCAAGTCCTACGCCCAAGGCACGGCCGACTTCCAGGTCGCCATGGCCGAGGTGCTGCTGAAAGGCTTCCCGGTCGCCGGCAATGCCTCGAACGTCTTCCCGGCGCTGCGCGCCGACCAGGTCGCGATCGGCCTGCCTTCATCGCCTGCCGCAGCGGGCGGCGGCTACACGCAGCCGGCCGACATCGTCAAGGCGCTCAACTACCTCACCAAAGGCCAGTCGTTCGGCGGCCAGTACACGCTGCAGACTCCGGGCGGCTACTCCGGCTTCCGCGGCGTCATGACCTGGTCCATCAACTGGGACAAAACGACGAACTACGTCTGGTCCAACGCCATGAAGGGCTACTTCGGCTAA
- a CDS encoding aromatic acid exporter family protein, which produces MRIGFRTLKTAVGVSLSVLTAQQLGLLNFASAGILTLLCIQKTRRQSFNAIWERLLACVVGIAVSGLAFELAGYYALLFVPIYLVLIPLCVGLRCTGGIASSSVIMMHVYVHGDLTLSFIGNELALIAIGLGLSLVVNLYMPGIERQVMSLRRRIEANIERILRELAIYLKDGSSLWDGRELLELDKLLEQARALGVQATENDFSGRRSLFYTYYERRRRQADILKTMMPLVSQVDAKLEQGRRIGEFLDDLADHWNTIPGGRDYHERLRSIRDYHKELPLPETREEFETRASLYGMANELERFILTLA; this is translated from the coding sequence ATGAGGATCGGATTCCGCACGCTCAAAACCGCCGTCGGCGTCAGCCTGTCCGTGCTGACGGCCCAGCAGCTCGGCCTGCTGAACTTCGCCTCCGCCGGCATCCTCACGCTGCTCTGCATCCAGAAGACGAGGCGGCAGTCGTTCAACGCGATCTGGGAGCGGCTGCTCGCCTGCGTCGTCGGGATCGCGGTCTCGGGACTGGCCTTCGAGCTGGCCGGGTACTACGCGCTGCTGTTCGTGCCGATCTATCTGGTGCTGATCCCGCTATGCGTCGGGCTGCGCTGCACCGGCGGCATCGCCAGCAGCTCCGTCATCATGATGCATGTGTACGTCCACGGCGACCTGACGCTCTCGTTCATCGGCAATGAGCTGGCGCTGATCGCGATCGGCCTCGGCCTGTCGCTCGTCGTCAACCTGTACATGCCGGGCATCGAGCGCCAGGTGATGAGCCTCCGGCGGCGCATCGAGGCCAACATCGAGCGCATCCTGCGCGAGCTGGCGATCTACCTCAAGGACGGCAGCAGCCTGTGGGACGGACGCGAGCTGCTGGAGCTCGACAAGCTGCTGGAGCAGGCGCGGGCGCTCGGCGTGCAGGCGACGGAGAACGACTTCAGCGGCCGGCGCAGCCTGTTCTACACCTACTATGAGAGACGAAGGCGGCAAGCCGACATCTTGAAGACGATGATGCCGCTCGTCTCCCAGGTCGATGCGAAGCTGGAGCAGGGACGCCGGATCGGCGAGTTCCTGGACGACCTGGCCGACCACTGGAACACGATTCCCGGCGGCCGCGACTACCACGAGCGGCTGCGCTCGATCCGCGACTACCATAAGGAGCTCCCGCTGCCTGAGACGCGCGAGGAGTTCGAGACGAGGGCCAGCCTGTACGGCATGGCCAACGAGCTGGAACGGTTCATCCTGACGCTGGCGTAA
- a CDS encoding ABC transporter permease, giving the protein MLGRAMSAEWLKLKRKWILALAVIGPLGVVLLQAVNYGLRYDYLMKRHADDPWGGLLQGTTGLMLPALFIGLALVASLSAGVEHAAGGWKQLLALPLTRMQVFAAKTIVLLLLLLLSCTLLLAFTLAFGFALGFGLEGLPWLDLLRQSYAPYAAAMPFVALQIGLSLAMSNQAAPMTIGVLGMVVSMFGVLLPDWVPYNWPWLALESATALRAAAAGLTGGLLLLAAGCIHFTRKDVS; this is encoded by the coding sequence ATGCTCGGACGGGCGATGTCGGCCGAATGGCTCAAGCTCAAGCGGAAATGGATCCTCGCGCTGGCGGTCATCGGCCCGCTCGGCGTCGTCCTGCTGCAGGCCGTCAACTACGGGCTCCGCTACGACTATTTGATGAAGCGCCACGCGGACGACCCGTGGGGCGGGCTGCTGCAGGGCACGACCGGCCTCATGCTGCCGGCGCTGTTCATCGGGCTGGCGCTCGTCGCCTCGCTGTCCGCGGGCGTCGAGCATGCGGCGGGCGGCTGGAAGCAGCTGCTGGCGCTGCCGCTGACGCGGATGCAGGTGTTCGCGGCCAAGACGATCGTGCTGCTGCTGCTCCTGCTGCTGTCGTGCACGCTGCTGCTCGCGTTTACGCTGGCGTTCGGCTTTGCGCTCGGCTTCGGCTTGGAAGGGCTGCCTTGGCTTGATCTGCTGCGGCAGTCTTATGCTCCTTATGCGGCGGCGATGCCGTTCGTCGCGCTGCAGATCGGGTTGTCCCTGGCGATGAGCAACCAGGCGGCGCCGATGACGATCGGCGTGCTCGGCATGGTCGTCAGCATGTTCGGGGTGCTGCTGCCGGACTGGGTTCCGTACAACTGGCCGTGGCTCGCGCTGGAGTCGGCGACCGCGCTGCGTGCGGCGGCCGCCGGGCTGACCGGAGGCTTGCTGCTGCTCGCGGCGGGCTGCATTCATTTTACGCGGAAGGACGTGAGCTGA
- a CDS encoding ABC transporter ATP-binding protein, giving the protein MDMNHGNGMPLGQEGRQPWLLETSGLTKKLGGKAVVRDVELRIGEGDIYGFLGPNGAGKTTTIRMLLGLAKPTRGRVTVFGKELAKNRLDILRQVGSLVEYPSYYGHLTGRENLEVVRRLLDAPPERIAEALGIVRLEKDANRPVKGYSLGMKQRLGIAAALLGHPRLLVLDEPTNGLDPAGIQEVRELIKSLPEQRGVTILLSSHLLSEVEQMATRVGIITSGSLVYQDRIEQLKRRTAGRIRLAVSEPEAAWKRLLEQGREAQRDERGLTVPGGDDRDIAAIVAELVRERHAVYRVEEERSSLESVFLEMTGTGGSL; this is encoded by the coding sequence ATGGACATGAATCATGGCAACGGCATGCCGCTCGGGCAAGAGGGGCGGCAGCCTTGGCTGCTCGAGACGAGCGGCCTGACGAAGAAGCTCGGCGGCAAGGCCGTCGTGCGGGACGTGGAGCTCCGGATCGGCGAAGGAGACATATACGGCTTTCTCGGACCGAACGGCGCGGGCAAGACGACGACGATCCGCATGCTGCTCGGCCTCGCCAAGCCGACGCGCGGCAGGGTGACGGTCTTCGGCAAGGAGTTGGCGAAGAACCGGCTCGACATCCTGAGGCAGGTCGGGTCGCTTGTCGAGTACCCGTCGTACTACGGCCACCTGACGGGGCGGGAAAATCTGGAGGTCGTGCGCCGTCTGCTGGACGCGCCGCCGGAGCGGATCGCGGAGGCGCTCGGCATCGTGCGGCTGGAAAAGGACGCGAACCGCCCCGTGAAGGGCTACTCGCTCGGCATGAAGCAAAGGCTCGGCATCGCCGCCGCCCTGCTCGGGCATCCGCGGCTGCTCGTGCTGGACGAGCCGACGAACGGCCTCGATCCTGCCGGCATCCAGGAAGTCCGCGAGCTCATCAAAAGCTTGCCGGAGCAGCGCGGCGTCACGATCCTGCTGTCGAGCCATCTGCTCTCCGAGGTCGAGCAGATGGCGACTCGGGTCGGCATCATCACGAGCGGCAGCCTGGTGTATCAGGACCGCATCGAGCAGCTGAAGCGGCGCACCGCCGGCCGCATCCGCCTCGCCGTCAGCGAGCCCGAGGCCGCTTGGAAGCGGCTGCTCGAGCAGGGCCGGGAGGCGCAGCGCGACGAGCGCGGCTTGACCGTGCCGGGAGGCGACGACCGCGATATCGCGGCGATCGTGGCCGAGCTCGTACGGGAGCGGCATGCCGTGTACCGCGTCGAGGAGGAGCGCTCGTCGCTGGAGAGCGTGTTCCTGGAGATGACGGGCACGGGGGGGAGCCTCTGA
- a CDS encoding class I SAM-dependent methyltransferase — MKENKYDDPDFFDRYSQMPRSEGGLDAAGEWPALRAMLPPLAGKRVLDLGCGYGWHARYAREQGAASVLGIDLSEKMLERARELTDDPAIDYRRGAIEDIAFDPGQFDVVLSSLAFHYVDDFSAAAANVHKALADGGSFVFSVEHPIFTALPAQDWQYGRNGEKLHWPVDRYHDQGLRSARFLGSDVIKYHRTVSTYLNALLAAGFAIRQLSELAPTAEMLKRNPAWAEEVRRPMFFLIAADKPELA; from the coding sequence ATGAAAGAAAACAAGTATGACGATCCGGACTTTTTTGACCGCTACAGCCAAATGCCGCGCTCGGAGGGCGGGCTGGACGCCGCCGGCGAATGGCCGGCGCTGCGCGCCATGCTGCCTCCGCTGGCCGGCAAGCGCGTGCTCGACCTCGGCTGCGGGTACGGCTGGCATGCCCGGTACGCTCGGGAGCAAGGGGCGGCATCGGTGCTCGGCATCGACTTGTCGGAAAAGATGCTGGAACGGGCGCGCGAGCTGACGGACGATCCGGCCATCGACTATCGGCGCGGCGCCATCGAGGACATCGCCTTTGACCCGGGACAGTTCGACGTCGTGCTCAGCTCGCTCGCGTTCCACTATGTCGACGACTTCTCCGCAGCGGCGGCGAACGTGCACAAGGCGCTCGCGGACGGCGGCAGCTTCGTGTTCTCGGTCGAGCACCCGATCTTCACCGCCTTGCCGGCGCAGGATTGGCAGTATGGGAGGAACGGCGAAAAGCTGCACTGGCCCGTCGACCGCTATCACGACCAAGGCCTGCGCTCCGCCCGGTTCCTCGGCAGCGACGTCATCAAATACCACCGCACCGTCTCGACCTATCTGAACGCGCTGCTTGCGGCCGGCTTCGCGATCCGCCAGCTGTCGGAGCTCGCTCCGACGGCGGAGATGCTGAAGCGCAATCCCGCCTGGGCGGAGGAAGTTCGAAGGCCGATGTTCTTCCTGATCGCGGCCGACAAGCCGGAGCTCGCCTAG